The Streptomyces nitrosporeus genome includes a window with the following:
- a CDS encoding glycosyltransferase family 4 protein — translation MTAEAMESGPPMGGALSGAGGDRPLRIALLTYKGNPFCGGQGVYVRHLGRELARLGHRVEVIGAQPYPVLDEGVPLTELPSLDLYRQPDPFRTPKRGEYRDWIDAAEVATMWTGGFPEPLTFSLRARRHLLARRGEFDVVHDNQTLGYGLLGDLGAPLVTTIHHPITVDRRLDLDAARSRRRRLSVRRWYAFTRMQKRVARRLPSVLTVSGSSRAEIVEHLGVRPDRIRVVHIGADTALWSPDPSVAEVPGRIVTTSSADVPLKGLVHLVEALAKLRTENPRAHLVVVGKRAEDGPVARAIERYGLTDTVEFVKGISDEALVDLVRSAQVSCVPSLYEGFSLPAAEAMATGTPLVATTGGAIPEVTGPDGEACLAVPPGDAGALAAALGRLLDDAALRARLGAAGRARVLANFTWARAAAGTAELYRQAIAARGARR, via the coding sequence GTGACCGCTGAGGCCATGGAGTCCGGTCCCCCCATGGGCGGTGCCCTCTCCGGTGCGGGCGGCGACCGGCCGCTGCGCATCGCGCTGCTGACCTACAAGGGCAACCCCTTCTGCGGGGGCCAGGGCGTCTACGTACGCCATCTCGGCCGTGAACTCGCCCGGCTCGGCCACCGCGTCGAGGTGATCGGGGCCCAGCCCTACCCCGTGCTCGACGAGGGCGTCCCGCTCACCGAACTGCCCAGCCTCGACCTGTACCGGCAGCCCGATCCCTTCCGCACGCCCAAGCGCGGCGAGTACCGCGACTGGATCGACGCCGCCGAGGTCGCCACCATGTGGACCGGGGGCTTCCCCGAGCCGCTCACCTTCAGCCTCCGGGCCCGCCGCCATCTGCTCGCCCGACGCGGCGAGTTCGACGTCGTGCACGACAACCAGACGCTGGGATACGGCCTGTTGGGGGACCTCGGCGCCCCGCTCGTCACCACGATCCACCACCCCATCACCGTGGACCGCCGGCTCGACCTGGACGCCGCCCGGTCACGGCGCCGGCGGCTCTCGGTCCGCCGCTGGTACGCCTTCACCCGGATGCAGAAGCGGGTCGCGCGCCGGCTGCCGTCCGTCCTCACCGTGTCCGGCTCCTCGCGGGCGGAGATCGTCGAGCACCTCGGGGTGCGCCCGGACCGCATCCGGGTCGTGCACATCGGCGCGGACACCGCTCTGTGGTCCCCCGACCCGTCCGTCGCCGAGGTGCCGGGCCGGATAGTGACCACCTCCAGCGCCGACGTACCGCTCAAGGGCCTCGTCCACCTCGTCGAGGCGCTCGCCAAACTCCGTACGGAGAACCCGCGGGCGCACCTCGTGGTCGTCGGCAAGCGGGCCGAGGACGGACCCGTCGCCCGTGCCATCGAGCGCTACGGCCTCACCGACACCGTCGAGTTCGTCAAGGGCATCAGCGACGAGGCCCTCGTCGACCTGGTCCGCAGCGCCCAGGTCTCCTGCGTCCCCTCCCTGTACGAGGGCTTCTCGCTGCCCGCCGCCGAGGCCATGGCCACCGGCACCCCGCTGGTGGCCACCACCGGCGGGGCGATCCCCGAGGTCACCGGCCCGGACGGCGAGGCGTGCCTGGCCGTGCCGCCCGGCGACGCGGGCGCCCTGGCCGCGGCGCTGGGCCGGCTCCTGGACGACGCCGCACTGCGCGCCCGCCTCGGCGCGGCCGGCCGCGCACGGGTGCTGGCCAACTTCACCTGGGCCAGAGCCGCCGCAGGCACCGCCGAGCTGTACCGTCAGGCGATCGCCGCCCGCGGAGCGCGCAGGTGA
- a CDS encoding class I SAM-dependent methyltransferase: protein MLTVDFTRFPLAAGDRVLDLGCGAGRHAFECYRRGAQVVALDRNSEEIREVAKWFAAMKEAGEAPVGATATAMEGDALNLPFPDASFDVVIISEVMEHIPDDKGVLAEMVRVLRPGGRIAVTVPRYGPEKVCWTLSDAYHEVEGGHIRIYRADELLRKIREAGLKPYGTHHAHALHSPYWWLKCAFGVDNDKALPVRAYHKLLVWDIMKKPMATRVAEQLLNPVVGKSFVAYATKPHLPSLAKAEA, encoded by the coding sequence GTGCTGACCGTCGACTTCACCCGCTTCCCGCTCGCCGCAGGCGACCGGGTGCTCGACCTGGGCTGCGGCGCCGGGCGCCACGCCTTCGAGTGCTACCGGCGCGGCGCCCAGGTCGTGGCGCTCGACCGGAACAGCGAGGAGATCCGCGAGGTCGCGAAATGGTTCGCCGCCATGAAGGAGGCCGGTGAGGCCCCCGTGGGCGCCACCGCCACCGCGATGGAGGGCGACGCCCTCAACCTGCCCTTCCCCGACGCCTCGTTCGACGTGGTCATCATCTCCGAGGTGATGGAGCACATCCCCGACGACAAGGGCGTCCTCGCCGAGATGGTCCGCGTCCTCAGGCCCGGCGGCCGCATCGCGGTCACCGTGCCCCGCTACGGTCCCGAGAAGGTCTGCTGGACCCTCTCGGACGCCTACCACGAGGTCGAGGGCGGCCACATCCGGATCTACCGGGCCGACGAACTGCTCCGCAAGATCCGCGAGGCCGGACTCAAGCCCTACGGCACCCACCACGCGCACGCCCTGCACAGCCCCTACTGGTGGCTGAAGTGCGCCTTCGGCGTCGACAACGACAAGGCGCTGCCGGTGCGCGCCTACCACAAGCTGCTGGTCTGGGACATCATGAAGAAGCCCATGGCCACCCGGGTCGCCGAACAGCTCCTCAACCCCGTCGTCGGCAAGAGCTTCGTGGCCTACGCCACCAAGCCCCACCTGCCGAGCCTCGCGAAGGCCGAGGCGTGA
- a CDS encoding prenyltransferase, translating to MSTPERTEHLVLPGVLTAEQAAETVAALLAVQREDGALPWFRGHHLDPWDHTEAAMALDAAGEHEAAARAYDWLARHQNGDGSWYAAYHDGDPGRPTDRSLETNFCAYVAVGVWHHYLATGDDAFADRMWPTVYAAVEFVLGLQQPGGQIGWKREADGTPVPDALLTGCSSIHQALRCALALAEQREEPQPDWELAAGALGHAIRSHPERFLDKSHYSMDWYYPVLGGALTGRAATERIDEGWDRFVVPGLGVRCVLPNPWVTGGESCELALALWATGESDRALEILQSIQHLRADGGLYWTGYVFEGERDFWPQELTTWTAGSLLLAVAALGGDEATTAVFGGERLPAGLDPDCCAR from the coding sequence GTGAGCACCCCCGAGCGGACCGAACACCTCGTCCTGCCCGGAGTCCTCACCGCCGAGCAGGCCGCCGAGACCGTCGCCGCACTGCTGGCCGTCCAGCGTGAGGACGGGGCCCTGCCCTGGTTCCGCGGCCACCACCTCGACCCGTGGGACCACACCGAGGCCGCGATGGCCCTGGACGCCGCGGGCGAGCACGAGGCCGCCGCCCGCGCCTACGACTGGCTCGCCCGCCACCAGAACGGTGACGGCTCCTGGTACGCCGCCTACCACGACGGCGACCCCGGCCGGCCCACCGACCGGAGCCTGGAGACCAACTTCTGCGCCTACGTGGCCGTCGGCGTCTGGCACCACTACCTCGCCACCGGCGACGACGCGTTCGCCGACCGGATGTGGCCGACGGTCTACGCCGCCGTCGAGTTCGTCCTCGGACTCCAGCAGCCCGGCGGCCAGATCGGCTGGAAGCGCGAGGCCGACGGCACCCCCGTCCCCGACGCCCTGCTGACCGGCTGCTCCTCCATCCACCAGGCGCTGCGCTGCGCCCTCGCCCTCGCCGAACAGCGCGAGGAACCGCAGCCCGACTGGGAACTGGCGGCCGGTGCGCTCGGCCACGCGATCCGCAGCCACCCGGAACGCTTCCTGGACAAGAGCCACTACTCCATGGACTGGTACTACCCCGTCCTCGGCGGCGCGCTGACCGGCCGGGCCGCCACCGAGCGGATCGACGAGGGCTGGGACCGCTTCGTGGTGCCCGGACTCGGTGTGCGCTGCGTCCTGCCCAACCCCTGGGTGACCGGCGGCGAGAGCTGCGAACTGGCCCTGGCCCTCTGGGCGACGGGCGAGTCCGACCGGGCCCTGGAGATCCTCCAGTCCATCCAGCACCTGCGCGCCGACGGCGGCCTGTACTGGACGGGGTACGTCTTCGAGGGCGAGCGGGACTTCTGGCCGCAGGAGCTCACCACCTGGACGGCGGGTTCGCTGCTGCTGGCGGTCGCCGCGCTCGGCGGGGACGAGGCCACCACCGCCGTCTTCGGCGGCGAGCGGCTCCCGGCCGGCCTGGACCCCGACTGCTGCGCGCGCTGA
- a CDS encoding maleylpyruvate isomerase family mycothiol-dependent enzyme: MTVLPYARYCDEILVQTALLASLLDGADLAAQVPTCPDWTLRDLAVHVGGAHRWAGEIVRRRATEEISAKEVPGAEGPEGDDPAALAAWLNRGAEESVRALREAGPDAGVWAWGWERSSSFWARRMTHETLVHRADAAFATGRAFEADPEPAADTITEWLQIMSFVQSTGYVPEAAELRGPGRSLHLHATDVPGAEWLVELGEDGFTWRHAHAKATVALRGPLTELMLAFNRRQKPDEGGLEVLGDRELLDFWLERSSFG; encoded by the coding sequence ATGACTGTCCTCCCGTACGCCCGTTACTGCGACGAGATACTCGTCCAGACCGCCCTGCTGGCCTCGCTCCTGGACGGCGCCGACCTGGCCGCGCAGGTCCCCACCTGCCCCGACTGGACCCTGCGCGATCTCGCCGTCCACGTCGGCGGCGCGCACCGCTGGGCCGGCGAGATCGTCCGCCGCCGCGCCACCGAGGAGATCTCCGCCAAGGAGGTGCCCGGCGCCGAGGGCCCGGAGGGCGACGACCCCGCCGCGCTCGCCGCCTGGCTGAACCGGGGCGCGGAGGAGTCGGTACGGGCGCTGCGCGAGGCCGGCCCGGACGCCGGGGTGTGGGCCTGGGGCTGGGAGCGCAGTTCGTCCTTCTGGGCCCGCCGGATGACCCACGAGACCCTCGTGCACCGGGCGGACGCCGCCTTCGCCACCGGGAGGGCCTTCGAGGCGGACCCGGAACCGGCCGCGGACACCATCACGGAGTGGCTGCAGATCATGTCGTTCGTCCAGTCCACGGGCTACGTCCCGGAAGCCGCCGAACTCCGCGGCCCCGGGCGGTCCTTGCACCTGCACGCCACGGACGTGCCGGGGGCGGAATGGCTCGTCGAGCTCGGCGAGGACGGCTTCACCTGGCGGCACGCCCACGCGAAGGCCACGGTCGCCCTGCGCGGTCCGCTGACGGAGCTGATGCTGGCGTTCAACCGCAGGCAGAAGCCGGACGAAGGGGGCCTGGAGGTGCTGGGCGACCGGGAACTGCTCGACTTCTGGCTGGAGCGGTCCTCCTTCGGCTGA